From Panicum hallii strain FIL2 chromosome 2, PHallii_v3.1, whole genome shotgun sequence, a single genomic window includes:
- the LOC112882614 gene encoding putative receptor-like protein kinase At4g00960 — protein sequence MKPRELLERLARPFSSRRSSSESRREKEEEADLEAIAAREQRAFPYEALAAATRGFSEKNRLGQGGFGPVYRGRLEDGREVAVKCLGAGSRQGAREFRNEATLLSRVQHRNVVNLIGYCARGAEDKLLVYEYVPNESLDKILFPPASGHSSSNSHRLRRAELTWARRHEVVVGVARGLLYLHEDAHTPIIHRDIKASNILLDERWVPKIADFGMARLFPEAGDGRSRVHTRVAGTNGYMAPEYLMHGDLSTKADVFSFGVVVLEIVSGRKNSAFIPPPDSEADSLLEYAWRLYKKGRSLELLDPAAKASAVPEQVELCVRIGLLCVQADPRLRPDMKRVVIILSKKQSTLEEPTRPGMPGSRYRRRPHGLRGSHYSAGSSSGTSSPSTSATSHASASNAMTTSSTHTMRSHGGLPSHREEQG from the exons ATGAAGCCGCGGGAGCTCCTGGAGCGCCTGGCGCGGCCCTTCTCCtcgcgccgctcctcctccgaGTCCCGCcgcgagaaggaggaggaggcggaccTGGAGGCGATcgcggcgcgggagcagcgcgcgTTCCCGTACGAGGccctggcggcggcgacgcggggaTTCTCGGAGAAGAACCGGCTGGGCCAGGGCGGGTTCGGCCCCGTCTACCGGGGCCGCCTCGAGGACGGCCGCGAGGTCGCCGTGAAGTGCCTCGGCGCCGGGTCGCGGCAGGGCGCGCGGGAGTTCCGGAACGAGGCCACGCTGCTGTCGCGGGTGCAGCACCGGAACGTCGTCAACCTCATCGGCTactgcgcgcgcggcgccgagGACAAGCTGCTCGTCTACGAGTACGTGCCCAACGAGAGCCTCGACAAGATCCTCTTCCCCCCCGCCTCCGGCCACT CCAGCAGCAACAGCCACCGGTTGCGGCGCGCGGAGCTGACCTGGGCGCGGCGGCACGAGGTGGTGGTGGGCGTGGCGCGGGGCCTGCTGTACCTCCACGAGGACGCGCACACGCCCATCATCCACCGCGACATCAAGGCCAGCAACATCCTCCTCGACGAGCGGTGGGTGCCCAAGATCGCCGACTTCGGCATGGCCCGTCTCTTCCCGGAGGCCGGCGACGGCCGCTCCCGCGTCCACACCCGCGTCGCCGGCACCAACGGCTACATGGCGCCCGAGTACCTCATGCACGGCGACCTCTCCACCAAGGCCGACGTCTTCAGCTTCggcgtcgtcgtcctcgagaTCGTCTCCGGCCGCAAGAACTCCGCCTTCATCCCGCCCCCCGACTCCGAGGCTGACAGCCTCCTTGAATAC GCGTGGAGGCTGTACAAGAAGGGTCGGAGCCTGGAGTTGCTTGACCCTGCCGCTAAGGCGTCGGCGGTGCCGGAGCAGGTGGAGCTGTGCGTGCGCATCGGGCTGCTGTGCGTGCAGGCCGacccgcggctgcggccggacATGAAGCGCGTGGTGATCATCCTGTCCAAGAAGCAGAGCACGCTCGAGGAGCCGACGAGGCCGGGGATGCCGGGGTCACGGTACCGGCGGAGGCCCCACGGCCTGCGCGGCTCGCACTACTCCGCCGGGTCGTCGTCCGGCACCAGCTCGCCGTCCACGTCCGCGACGTCGCACGCGTCAGCGTCGAACGCGATGACGACGTCGAGCACGCACACCATGAGGAGCCATGGCGGCCTGCCCTCGCACCGAGAAGAGCAGGGGTAG